From a region of the Dictyostelium discoideum AX4 chromosome 2 chromosome, whole genome shotgun sequence genome:
- a CDS encoding Rab GTPase has translation MSYQQSKDQQQPQQQQKYLIPVKCVLIGPTFSGKTSLVVRLVRETFSKESQPTVGAMFLNKTFQFSTHFIKLEVWDTAGQEKFNSLAPMYFKKSKVAIIVFDLSDRQSFVKAKMWNNEFKTHATEPAIMILIGNKCDLNKTVLQSDIDDFIREEKENSIDFTYFEASAKENTNVNNIFETIAGKIPWKEEIRERTEALQVSPVINKKKKCCK, from the exons atgagttatcaacaatcaaaagaccaacaacaaccccaacaacaacaaaaatatttaataccaGTAAAATGTGTACTTATTGGTCCAACTTTTTCAGGTAAAACAAGTTTAGTAGTTAGACTTGTGCGTGAAACTTTTAGTAAAGAATCACAACCAACTGTAGGAGcaatgtttttaaataaaacttttcaaTTCTCAActcattttattaaattagag GTGTGGGATACTGCAGGACAAGagaaatttaattcattggCTCCaatgtattttaaaaaaagtaaagtaGCAATTATTGTATTCGATTTATCAGATAGACAATCATTTGTTAAGGCTAAAATGTGGAATAATGAA tttaaaacACATGCAACAGAACCAgcaataatgatattaataggAAATAAATgcgatttaaataaaacagtTTTACAATCtgatattgatgattttattagagaagaaaaagaaaattcaattgatttcacTTATTTTGAAGCTTCTGCTAAAGAAAAtacaaatgtaaataatatatttgaaacaattg CGGGTAAGATACCATGGAAAGAGGAAATTAGAGAAAGAACAGAAGCACTTCAAGTTTCACcagtaataaataaaaaaaagaaatgttgtaaataa
- the rab1E gene encoding Rab GTPase codes for MSKVQTQISDYDFLFKILVIGDRGVGKSSLIVRFADDNFTDSFISTIGVDFKIKTIYLEGKAIKTQIWDTMGQDRFRMGNNNSIFYRGAHGIIVVYDVTDQGTFKNVAQWLGEVDRYAREDVSKLIVANKIDLVEKRVVDSDVAKSFCDVYEIPTIETSAKYATNVDDCFILMAKTIKNRLEQIEAEPQIPQKPTPTIRNANNNNSFKKKETCTIN; via the exons atgTCAAAAGTCCAAACACAAATTTCTGATTATGA ttttttatttaaaatattagtaATTGGTGATAGAGGAGTTGGTAAAAGTAGTTTAATAGTTAGATTTGCAGATGATAATTTTACAGATTCATTTATTTCAACAATTGgtgttgattttaaaattaaaacaatctaTTTAGAAGGTAAAGCAATTAAAACTCAAATTTGGGATACGATGGGGCAAGATAGATTTAGAAtgggaaataataattcaatcttTTATCGTGGTGCACATGGTATAATAGTTGTATATGATGTTACAGATCAAGgtacttttaaaaatgttgcTCAATGGTTGGGTGAAGTTGATAGATATGCACGCGAAGATGTGAGTAAATTAATTGTAgctaataaaattgatttggttGAAAAAAGAGTGGTTGATTCTGATGTTGCAAAATCATTTTGTGATGTTTATGAAATACCAACTATTGAAACAAGTGCAAAATATGCAACCAATGTTGATGATTGTTTCATTTTAATGgctaaaactattaaaaatagaCTTGAACAAATTGAAGCAGAACCACAAATTCCTCAAAAACCAACTCCAACTATTAGAaatgcaaataataataatagttttaaaaaaaaggaaacctgtacaattaattaa